The DNA sequence ACTCAATCCAGCATTTGGCTGCAAATTTGAGCATTAAAGTTAAATGGTTGACAACTgaggcttgctcagttggtaaaagACACCTCCACCCACGACCGTTAGCTCCTGGGTTCGAGTCTCATTGTAGGAGAAGTgtggaaacactatagatcctcctaatttgggaggggtttaagaaaaaaaaaagttaaatggtttttttttttttttttttgtgtgtgtgtgttgtggGGTGGTAAAGCAACCAAATACTAAGGTGGTCATTTAAGTTTCTCCTTGTATTCCTTTAGGCTTTTGCTTTGGCCTTTCACTTTCAGCACTTTTGAGGTGACTCTCGCTATTCTCCTCTTGTTATAGTGCATGACCTTTGTCAATGGCTAAAAGCTAAAATCCCACTCCGACTTTATATCTCAACAGCTACTGATAAAGATTTGTCTTCCCTCTGATTGGGTGATATGGTCCTACTCTAATTTACGTATAGAGGTGGAAAAGGGAAAACTATTATTATTAATACTGCTCCAAGCTAAGCTCCATAAGTTAATTTAGTTAGCATTTCATCATTGGTTCTCTGTATATGAATAGCAACAATATGATATTTTTGAGACCCCATATTTTAAAACAAGTAAAATTCGAACAATATATTTTGTACATGATGTTATAGATAGACTAACAATGAGCATAATGTTTATTTTTTGTCTTGGTTACTCAAATTGTAAAGAGAGGAGTCCTCTCTATCATATATGAAAATGTCATTGTCTATCCGTTATCACAATTTAGAGCAATTCCACTCATACTTTTCAGAATTGGAAATGTCCAATTCATCTTTTATTTTTATGGAGATTAGGTTTTATGTCCATCTCAGGCATGTAttctatttttggattttaatatACAAGGTAAGGGTCCAAGACAAACTCCAgccacataaaaaaaaaaaagaagaagtaaaaTTCGAAGATGTATCAACGTGCGAGATAAACACTGGGCTAGAATCAATTCATTAAACTAGTCCTAAGTTCTAACCCCATATAATTTTGCCAAACATGTCTTCTAGAAACGTGGTACAATCTGTTAGCTTGCCTCTTGTTTTGGTCATTTGATAATGATCGGCCAAATGCATTAGAAAATATTGTTACTACTACTTTTTACCATTTAATCTACCGAGTcagcaaatttttttttttttttaaatttaaaaaggtTACTAGCTAATTTACTTTAATGCAAAGAAAAAGCTCCCACCATGCAAAAGGAAAAAGGGGCCACGACAAAGGCTCTACTGCTTTTTAAGACAAGTGACTAGTCAAAATAACCACATTTTCAAGAAGCAGAAACAAACGACGCTCCTTACTTTTTCTTTTTGCCAACAGTGGAAAttaattaaatagataaaaataattttacaaAATGTAATGTGAAATGGACTCAATCCACAAATTTGTTTTCCGCCAAATTTTGTTGTGAGtaatattttatttaactatttttttaTTAGTCTATTCTAAAAAAAAATGACAATATTATATTCTAATATTTTCTTAATAAGAAGTTTTTGTTTCCACATAAGTATTAACATGCATGCTTAAGATCACAtcagtttatttattttttttatgattttttccgAGACCCCATATTTTAAAATTTCCTTCCTCTTTTTAAATTCCGTCTCTAGTCAAATTAACTAATGAACTATATATGTCAAACAAATTAAAAGGAGGGAAGAAAAAAAGTTGTTTTTAACCAATGATACCCTCCACTTTCTTTCCAACAACTTTGATTGGAAAATCGAATGCTACAGCATAACGCTGATTAGGAATATATTATGAGATTGAACCTCTTTGCCATTATACagaagttttgattaatttcctaAGGATACTTGTTTGGTGAGTAATATCCCTCTGTCAATATATTATACTGATCTGCTCCTAATTATAGAGCAGATCTTTACAAGGCCCTCTTCTTAATTGTTAGCATTTAATGTTTTTTTTGGATGTTCTTGATAACTTGGTCCTGCTTCTTTTTGGGCAACAGTTGTCAATATCTGTTCCCATTTAAACAGTTTTATGTTTCATTATGCTGCAGGATATGGGGCTAGAGAAGAATTATGCTGAGCTGAAAAGACAATTACCAGTCAGTGAAAATCATAATTCTTCAAAGGAAGAAGTTGATGTAAGAAGATTCATTACCAAATTTTCATCTGACATGCATTTCTAGTTCTGTACTTGCTCTTTTAGTTACATGATTATGCTTTTTCATATATAGGGAAAAAGGGCTAGCAAGATTAGCTGGAGAGACTGAAACTTGAAAAAGAACGAAGAAAAGGAATAACTGAAATAAATCATCAGCTGTAAATAGACTGCGAGCTGAAGTTAATTCAGTCAATCAATCAACTAAGTGTTAACGCCAAACTAGTTGGaatcggctatatgaatcctatatttccaattctgcctatcggcgtaactggtaaagttgcctTCATGTGACCGGGAGGTCACGGGTGAGGCGGGATAAAGTTGTGTATAATAGAcctttgtggtccggccctttccCGAACCGTGCTTATAGCGGTATCTTAGTGCACTGGGCTGCCCTATTTTAGGCTCATTACACTGATCAAATTGACTTTTTGCTCAGCTATTTCTTCTTGTTTCAATTTGCTTGTAGACTGCTAATGAGGATCTGATTAAAGAAGTTGCTGTTTTGGAGCTGGAAGTTATGTATTTAGAGAAGTATCTTCTTTCACTTTACCGAAAAACATTTGCTAAGCGGTTAGAATCACTGTCTGTGAAGGATGACAAAACAAAATCCAATTCAGCTACCAAAGAAAGGAAACTTTCAGAAGTCAAGAAGCACAACAACAAATCGAAGGAAAATCCAATAACTAATAGTACTAGTCCTTCTTTGTCGCCTTTCGGAAATCCACCAGAAGAATGTACCGAGAAAAAAGGAGCTCCAAACTTAGTTGACACTACTATTATGAGAAGCCACTCATCATTGTCTCACACTGCTGCTTCTTTCAAACCTTCGCCTTCAGTCGGATTTCTTGCTGATGCTGTAGATTCATACCATTCTTTGCCTTTGTCaatgcttgaggtaagtaatgttAGAGAATGCAGTGTGTTTAAAGTTTATAGTTTTCTAGAATAATTAGTTTTTTAGCTATAGGAGGAGTCTATTATTTGGTTTTGCTAGAACATTCAGTCTTTGATTTTGCTAGAACATCCGAATCTGAACCTGTACAATTTAAATCTTGGATACGCGTGTAGTGTACTTTGGTTATAGGCGGAGTCTACTACTTTCTTTGTGTGGTTATTTAAAGCCCTATATATAATGACTAGACTTATTATTGCTATTGTCTATTTGTGATGCGACTGACAATGTCAAAATTGTATCATGTAATTGTAACCAGCATGCTCAGGTATCCACTTCAAATGGAAGAGCGGCAGAACATTTTGTTACTAGTTCTTCAAATCATTTTCGACGTGTCCCAAACCAGCTGTCTGAAGAAATGATtaagtgtatttcagccatatatTTTCAGCTTGCTGATCCCCCTTTGTTCAGTTATGATTACCCATTCTCACCAATCTCGTTATCATCATCAACGCTGGAATCCTTTCCTCAATGTCAGACCGATATGGGGGCTTTACAATGCGAAGAAAGTTCATCTTCCAATTCAACAATGAATAACCCTTTTCACATTAAAGAGTCGAGAGAATATAGTGGATCGTTTGTCACAATGATTGAAGTGCAAGGGCTATGTCGAGATAAACGGAGCTTAGATGGTGTAGAGCACATGTTACAACATTTTAGGTAAGGCTACTACCTCAATTTGTAGTTTGCATTTTCCTCTTGCAAATAAAGAATTGTACCTAAACATATGTAACCTAAAGTTTTTCAGTAAGATTTCCGAGTTGTGTAACTTAGTACTTAAAAGTTCTTCAACTTGCCAATACAGGTATCTAGTCTCAAAATTGGCGGAAGTTGATCCGAGAAAGCTGAAACATGAAGAAAAGCTAGCTTTCTGGATTAATGTCCACAACGCACTAGTGATGCATGTAATAACATTTCTGTAGCAAAATTTTCTGCAGAAATCTATACTGCGTATCAGGATGTGAAGAATTAGTAACAAGCATTGTATATGTTGCAGGCATTCTTAGCTTATGGAATTCCGCGAAGTAATCTCAAGAGAGTATCTCAACTTCTCAAGGTAATAATAGTCTGATGTCTATGAAAACTTATTTAGGTGCTTTACTGGTTCTTATAAGTCCAGAGGTGGATTCAGGATTTGAAGTTAATATACAACGACTTCAAGTTAATATACAGTAATAGTTGGGGCAATAGTCAAATATTTATGGATATTTAGTTGATTTCTTAATACACATAGGGTCTGGGCGAAAACTACTGGCGTGAACCCATAAATGACACTCTAGATTCGTTGCTGCTTATAGCTTGGAACATTTTTCTTGTTACAGGCTGCTTATAACATTGGAGGGAATACAGTAAATGTGGAGATGATTCAGAGTTCTATACTAGGATGTCGATTGCCCCGACCAGGTCAGGTAAATCCCATTCTTGCTTTTCTACTTAACTTCAGTCCCCTGATTCCCTCTGGTTCATGCATTATAGATTGTTAATTCATTAGACTCGTGAATGTTATGTATAATAATGAGTTTCACTTGTGTTCTCAAATGGAGATTATTGAACTTAATTTTTCCTGTAGTGGATTCAATCATTGTTCTTTCCAAAGCAAAAATTTAAGGCTGGAGATACAAGAAAAGGATATGCAATAGAGCGCCCAGACCCTCGCCTACGCTTTGCTCTATGCTCAGGAAGCCATTCTGATGCTCTGGTAAGTGTGTCACATAATTTGAAACGGAAGGAGCAACAGATACGACTATTTTTCTACTTTGATATTAGTTTCGTTTTACTTCACTTCTCACTCCATGTATTATGTTTAGCTCCGGTTGTACACGCCAAAGAGAGTATTCCAGGAGCTTGAAGTGGCTAAAGAAGAGTACCTTCAGACAAACACAAGGGTAAACAAGCAACAAAAACTACTACTCCCAAAGAATGTGGAATCTTATGCGAAGGAAGTTGATTTGTGCGCTTCTGGATTGATGGAAATGATACAACACGCATTACCTGAACATTTCATAAAGAAATATCAAGGGAGAATATTGAAGAAAATTGATTGGATTCCTCACAACTTCACGTTCCGTTACCTAATTTCACATGAATTGCTCGAGTCTGTCATATCGTTATGATCAAAATCACTGTCAAGTTGATCAAAACTGTTCAGTTTAGCAGATAGTTTTGAGCTGCTAATCTGAGAAGTGGCATAGCTTTGACCTATGTTACAAGATCCTTCATTTGTCTTGACATAGCCATATTAACAGGTGTTACAAATACTTTGTGCGGATTTTTCAAAATACACTGGAATTGCATATACTTGTATCGGATGCTTAAACACGCGTATTTTGGATATGTACCTGTAGTTGAGTCTATGTAATATAATCTGTGATTCAACTGTCATTTTCTCATTTTAATGAATGAGTTTTGTAATATTTTGGTCACAAACTGCAACTCTTTTTCCTTTTGTGAAACATCTTTTAGTTTGAGCATTTGCTCTAAGTGGGACATGCATGCAAAAAGCTAAAATTGCAGTatatgactattgttccttaggtcgttttttatagccgacaaaattttaggcgatacgggtccggtcGCCCTGATGCATGCACACGGAAATATCTGGGAATCGGAAggattccagttttatggccctaaatagccaaaaacgaggaacggtcatggaaaaaAGATggctagggttccttaggtcgtttttgatgggccgacaaaattttagccGATTCGGGTCCGatcgcccggatgcatgcagatggcgtgggctatagcacacgaaaatatgagaatctagcggaattccagttttatgtccctaaaacaccaaaaaatgaggaacggtcatggcgaaaagatgtctattgtttcttaggtcgttttgatgggccagcaaaactttaggcgattcaggtctggtcgcccggatgcatgcaaatggcgtgggctatagcacatgaaaatctggaattgggcgaaattccagttttatggccttaaaatgccaaaaaagaggaacggtcatggcgaagtgaagattattgttccttaggtcattttttatgggccggcaaaattttaggcgattcatgTCCGGTCGCTCGGATTCATatagatggcatgggctatagcatacgaaaatctgggaatagggcggaatttcagttttatggccccaAAACGCCAATGAGGAACGGTtggagaagcgatgactattgttccttaggtcgttgcTGATGGgcaggcaaaattttaggcgattcaagtCCGGTTGCCCAGATGGATGcagatgactattgttccttaagtcatttttgatggtctggCAAAAGTTttggcgattcgggtccggtcgcccggacCAATACAGATGACGTGAGCTATAGTACAtaaaaatttgagaatcgggcgagattccaattttatggccttaaaacgccaaaaaaagagaaacggtcatggcgagacgatgactattgttccttaggtcattttttatggtcggacaaaattttaggcgactcgGGTTCGGTCAcccggacccatgcagatggtgtggctatagcacatgaaattttgggaatcgggcggaactcctgttttatggccctaaacgccaaaaaacgaggaatggtctaGGTGATGCGTTGAATATTGTTCCttgggtcattttttatggtctgacaaaattttaggtgactCGGGTTCGGTCgcccggacccatgcagatgacgtgggctataacacacgaaaatctaggaatcgggcggaatttcagCTTTGggcctaaaacaccaaaaaatgaggaacgatcttggcaagGCAATGACTAATgctccttaggtcgtttttatgGGCTCGTAAAGTTTTAGGAGATTCGGAGTTGGTCACTTGAATTCATGGAGATGGCatggcctatagcacacgaaaatctgagaattggCCTAAATTCCTCTTTTagggccctaaaataccaaaaaatgaggaacggtcatggcaaaatGATGACTGTTGTTCATTATGTCGTTTTTGTGGGCCCGAAAAGTTTTAGAAGATTCGGGGCCGGTTGCCTGAATTTCATGCAGATGTCGTGGGTGATAGCATATGAAAATCTAGGATTCGTccttaattctagttttatggccctcaaattccaaaaaatgagtaacggtcataccgaagcgatgactattattcattggGGAATTTATGGGGACTACCTATTAAACTTATACTAATTACCCGGTTGTACCCACTTGGATAATAATTACTATACATACCTATTACATATAAAATTATTACCCGTCCATCCATTAAGAAAGTCTTTAAAGGCTTTAGGGGCAATGAACCTATACCTAACTCACACATGATCTTCCTTCCTTCAATCCAAGGTAAGAAACATTTTATTTCTCTCTTCATTAATTTTCTCTCTTTGTTCTTACTTTTATTTTCATACGTAAATTTTTTTATCTGATAGgcaatatttttgtaatattCACAGTAAAATATTGACAAATTAATGGGTGAAAGGAGTAGCAATTTTTGTTTTAGTTATGTGATGATTTTGTGTATACAACAAAAGAGGTTTGCTCAATATCTATAAATTACGATTCAATTAACTCTGTCACGGTCCCAATTTTTCTCTATAAAATATCGTGATGGTACCTGgccttagggactaggtaagcctaatacttactgaattaaaggcaaactcaaccaacaactattaaatatgaaacagAAACTTATCAAtacaagccaacaatcccaaaaccggtagtacaagtcataaactctacagagtttactagaaaatctctaataCAACTGTTCTAGAATAGAATTAAACGGTACAAAATAAaatttcagaaggtgactctgaggcctgcgaatgtagcatcaggtataccttgagtctccacaacaatgtccgatcaactagctaatgatcaacaaactccgaggtacctggatctgcacaaaaatatgcaaaaagtgtagcatgagtacaccacggcggtacccagtaagtatcaagactaacctcggcggAGTAGTGATGAGGGCCAATCAAGACAAAATACTGGA is a window from the Nicotiana tomentosiformis chromosome 10, ASM39032v3, whole genome shotgun sequence genome containing:
- the LOC104091212 gene encoding uncharacterized protein isoform X1 — protein: MGLEKNYAELKRQLPVSENHNSSKEEVDTANEDLIKEVAVLELEVMYLEKYLLSLYRKTFAKRLESLSVKDDKTKSNSATKERKLSEVKKHNNKSKENPITNSTSPSLSPFGNPPEECTEKKGAPNLVDTTIMRSHSSLSHTAASFKPSPSVGFLADAVDSYHSLPLSMLEHAQVSTSNGRAAEHFVTSSSNHFRRVPNQLSEEMIKCISAIYFQLADPPLFSYDYPFSPISLSSSTLESFPQCQTDMGALQCEESSSSNSTMNNPFHIKESREYSGSFVTMIEVQGLCRDKRSLDGVEHMLQHFRYLVSKLAEVDPRKLKHEEKLAFWINVHNALVMHAFLAYGIPRSNLKRVSQLLKAAYNIGGNTVNVEMIQSSILGCRLPRPGQWIQSLFFPKQKFKAGDTRKGYAIERPDPRLRFALCSGSHSDALLRLYTPKRVFQELEVAKEEYLQTNTRVNKQQKLLLPKNVESYAKEVDLCASGLMEMIQHALPEHFIKKYQGRILKKIDWIPHNFTFRYLISHELLESVISL
- the LOC104091212 gene encoding uncharacterized protein isoform X3, with product MGLEKNYAELKRQLPVSENHNSSKEEVDTANEDLIKEVAVLELEVMYLEKYLLSLYRKTFAKRLESLSVKDDKTKSNSATKERKLSEVKKHNNKSKENPITNSTSPSLSPFGNPPEECTEKKGAPNLVDTTIMRSHSSLSHTAASFKPSPSVGFLADAVDSYHSLPLSMLEHAQVSTSNGRAAEHFVTSSSNHFRRVPNQLSEEMIKCISAIYFQLADPPLFSYDYPFSPISLSSSTLESFPQCQTDMGALQCEESSSSNSTMNNPFHIKESREYSGSFVTMIEVQGLCRDKRSLDGVEHMLQHFRYLVSKLAEVDPRKLKHEEKLAFWINVHNALVMHAFLAYGIPRSNLKRVSQLLKAAYNIGGNTVNVEMIQSSILGCRLPRPVDSIIVLSKAKI
- the LOC104091212 gene encoding uncharacterized protein isoform X2 — protein: MYLEKYLLSLYRKTFAKRLESLSVKDDKTKSNSATKERKLSEVKKHNNKSKENPITNSTSPSLSPFGNPPEECTEKKGAPNLVDTTIMRSHSSLSHTAASFKPSPSVGFLADAVDSYHSLPLSMLEHAQVSTSNGRAAEHFVTSSSNHFRRVPNQLSEEMIKCISAIYFQLADPPLFSYDYPFSPISLSSSTLESFPQCQTDMGALQCEESSSSNSTMNNPFHIKESREYSGSFVTMIEVQGLCRDKRSLDGVEHMLQHFRYLVSKLAEVDPRKLKHEEKLAFWINVHNALVMHAFLAYGIPRSNLKRVSQLLKAAYNIGGNTVNVEMIQSSILGCRLPRPGQWIQSLFFPKQKFKAGDTRKGYAIERPDPRLRFALCSGSHSDALLRLYTPKRVFQELEVAKEEYLQTNTRVNKQQKLLLPKNVESYAKEVDLCASGLMEMIQHALPEHFIKKYQGRILKKIDWIPHNFTFRYLISHELLESVISL